One window of Melioribacteraceae bacterium 4301-Me genomic DNA carries:
- a CDS encoding sigma-54-dependent transcriptional regulator produces MSAKILIVDDEKTIRDSLKMILEEEGFQTLTASDGEEALNIINSNNDIEIVITDIKMPKIDGMQLLEQISETHPGIFFIIMTAYASVNTAIDSLRKGAFDYLIKPIEFDDLIIRVKRLVNYKKLALENKALKQKVSLEAKFTNLVGKSESMKKIFRLIEQVAPTNSNVLIFGKSGTGKELVAKAIHYNSKRKDNIFLPINCGAIAENLIESELFGHKKGAFTGATEDKVGLFKYADGGTLFLDEIGDLPLNLQVKLLRAIEDKEFIPVGSTKPVTTDVRIIAATNQDLQEKIKNGQFREDLFYRLNVVEIKLPTLNERKEDIPLLVNHFIEKYCNEMGKKILGVDNETMKILIGYDWKGGVRELENIIERAIIFCKNDFITIDDLPDYLRGDSAYQAYPDSLKEAVKNFEREHIIKTIKKYDYNKEEAAKALDIGLSSLYRKMDELGIPTKFTDENKDD; encoded by the coding sequence ATGTCAGCAAAAATCTTAATTGTAGACGATGAAAAAACAATTCGCGATTCATTAAAAATGATATTGGAAGAAGAAGGTTTTCAGACTTTAACAGCTTCCGACGGCGAAGAGGCACTTAACATAATTAACAGTAATAATGATATCGAAATAGTAATAACTGATATAAAAATGCCTAAAATAGATGGCATGCAGCTGCTGGAACAAATATCTGAAACTCATCCCGGAATTTTCTTTATAATTATGACAGCATATGCATCAGTAAACACCGCAATTGACTCACTTAGAAAAGGGGCTTTCGACTATTTAATTAAACCAATTGAGTTTGACGATTTAATAATTCGCGTCAAGCGACTGGTAAACTATAAAAAACTTGCTCTCGAAAATAAAGCTCTTAAACAAAAAGTTTCATTAGAAGCTAAGTTTACTAATCTAGTCGGCAAAAGTGAATCGATGAAAAAAATCTTTAGACTAATAGAACAAGTAGCCCCGACAAATAGTAATGTTCTAATTTTTGGCAAAAGCGGAACAGGCAAAGAACTTGTCGCAAAAGCAATCCACTATAACAGCAAAAGAAAAGATAATATTTTCTTGCCGATTAACTGTGGTGCGATAGCTGAGAACTTAATTGAAAGTGAATTATTCGGGCACAAAAAAGGCGCTTTTACAGGCGCTACAGAAGATAAAGTTGGTCTTTTCAAATACGCTGACGGCGGAACCTTATTCTTAGATGAAATTGGCGACCTTCCATTAAATTTGCAAGTTAAACTCTTACGCGCCATTGAAGACAAAGAATTCATACCAGTCGGTTCTACTAAACCTGTTACAACTGATGTAAGAATTATTGCTGCCACTAATCAAGATTTACAAGAAAAAATTAAAAACGGTCAATTTAGAGAAGACTTATTTTACAGATTAAACGTCGTTGAAATTAAATTGCCCACGTTAAATGAAAGAAAAGAAGATATACCATTATTAGTGAACCATTTTATTGAAAAGTATTGCAACGAAATGGGCAAAAAAATATTAGGCGTAGATAACGAAACTATGAAAATTCTTATTGGTTACGATTGGAAAGGCGGGGTGCGCGAACTGGAAAATATAATTGAAAGAGCAATAATCTTCTGCAAAAACGATTTTATCACTATTGACGATTTACCTGACTACTTGAGGGGTGATTCAGCTTACCAGGCTTATCCAGACTCACTCAAAGAAGCTGTTAAAAATTTTGAACGTGAACACATAATTAAAACAATTAAAAAATATGACTATAACAAAGAAGAAGCTGCAAAGGCTTTGGATATTGGGCTTTCTTCTTTATATCGCAAAATGGATGAATTAGGTATCCCAACAAAATTTACTGACGAAAACAAGGATGATTGA
- a CDS encoding EVE domain-containing protein, which yields MKYWLVKSEPDVFSIDDLAKARNQTTYWDGVRNYQARNFIRDEMKVGDKVIFYHSNCEPPAAVGICEVVKEAYPDFTAFDPDNKHYDPKSNKNNPTWFMVDIKLVQKFKRPVTLPEIKQNPKLQKMKLVQRGNRLSVMPITKTEFEEILKMADL from the coding sequence ATAAAATATTGGCTTGTAAAATCGGAACCCGACGTTTTTTCAATTGATGACCTTGCAAAGGCAAGGAACCAAACAACGTACTGGGACGGTGTTAGAAATTACCAAGCAAGAAATTTTATTCGCGACGAAATGAAAGTAGGTGATAAAGTAATTTTTTATCACAGTAATTGTGAACCGCCTGCAGCAGTTGGAATTTGTGAAGTTGTTAAAGAAGCTTACCCTGATTTTACTGCTTTTGATCCGGACAACAAGCACTACGACCCCAAAAGCAATAAAAATAATCCAACATGGTTTATGGTTGATATTAAATTAGTTCAGAAATTTAAACGACCTGTAACTCTACCTGAAATAAAACAAAATCCAAAATTGCAAAAGATGAAACTTGTACAGCGAGGGAATCGCCTCTCGGTAATGCCAATCACTAAGACAGAGTTCGAAGAAATCTTGAAAATGGCTGATTTGTAA
- a CDS encoding nitrogen regulation protein NR(II) yields MKKLLLDFFKKYFDSITENWTARVVKLLKGKLTDSQVTTFVESSLRTFMEIIDKSDYSAADNYLIEAYNLFTSSNLNLLEISQIFTSGRYSFIPFIESEHSNDFDPLLVNGYVDELFEQTFARYGMLHQEAQLKDLKNDRDRLAAKLSNNQEYLKSILHLSDSAIMVIDNNEKFIAWNKGAEKIFGYTEQEVIGKPSSLLLPPGEKYLNELKLIQDVVNEKGEIKIFETERKTKYGDIITVKLNVTKLPSNNGEYVGRNVIIKDFTEFKKLQAQVNQSEKLAVIGQLAAGVAHEIGNPLASISSLVQILQRRSKDEFISEQLANIKENIDRISKIVRELVDFSRPPTYEIGLFDLTDIIKTALGIVKYDKRVKKVKFESELEKNLPKVAVPADQLLQVFVNILLNALDAIEGEGNIFVKSYSKDNHVFIEITDDGCGMDKNIIEKIFDPFFTTKETGKGTGLGLSVSYGIIKKINGEIKVKSEPGKGSTFTVIIPIADKLKE; encoded by the coding sequence ATGAAAAAACTCCTTTTAGATTTCTTCAAAAAATATTTTGATTCAATAACTGAGAATTGGACTGCAAGGGTTGTTAAATTGCTAAAAGGCAAACTTACAGACTCTCAAGTTACAACATTTGTTGAAAGCAGTCTTCGTACATTCATGGAAATTATCGATAAATCTGATTATTCAGCTGCTGACAATTATTTAATAGAAGCTTACAATCTTTTTACAAGTTCGAATTTAAATTTGCTTGAAATCAGCCAAATTTTTACTTCAGGCAGATACTCATTCATACCATTTATAGAAAGTGAACATTCAAATGATTTCGACCCCTTATTAGTTAACGGCTACGTCGATGAACTTTTTGAACAGACTTTTGCAAGGTATGGGATGCTACACCAAGAAGCTCAATTAAAGGATTTAAAAAATGATAGAGACAGACTTGCAGCTAAACTTAGCAATAACCAAGAGTACCTTAAAAGCATTTTACATTTATCAGATTCTGCAATTATGGTAATAGATAATAACGAAAAATTTATTGCTTGGAACAAAGGTGCAGAAAAAATTTTTGGTTATACTGAGCAAGAAGTTATTGGAAAACCCTCGTCACTGCTTTTGCCACCTGGTGAAAAATATCTAAACGAACTGAAACTAATCCAAGATGTTGTAAACGAAAAGGGAGAAATAAAAATATTTGAGACCGAACGAAAAACAAAGTACGGGGATATTATTACTGTTAAACTTAATGTTACAAAATTGCCAAGCAACAACGGTGAATACGTAGGCAGAAATGTAATTATTAAAGACTTTACAGAATTTAAAAAACTACAGGCACAAGTTAATCAGTCCGAAAAATTGGCTGTTATTGGTCAATTAGCTGCCGGGGTAGCCCACGAAATTGGTAACCCACTTGCATCAATCTCTTCACTGGTCCAAATTCTTCAAAGGAGAAGTAAAGATGAATTTATTAGTGAGCAATTGGCCAATATAAAAGAAAATATTGACCGCATTTCCAAAATCGTAAGAGAACTTGTTGATTTCTCTAGGCCACCTACTTATGAAATCGGACTCTTTGATTTGACAGACATAATTAAGACCGCACTTGGAATTGTAAAGTATGATAAACGCGTTAAAAAGGTAAAATTTGAAAGTGAGTTAGAAAAAAATTTACCCAAAGTTGCCGTACCTGCCGATCAGCTACTTCAAGTTTTTGTAAATATACTTCTAAATGCATTAGATGCTATTGAAGGCGAAGGAAATATATTCGTAAAATCATACAGCAAGGACAATCATGTTTTTATTGAAATTACTGATGACGGCTGCGGTATGGACAAAAATATTATAGAAAAAATCTTTGACCCATTCTTTACAACAAAAGAAACAGGCAAAGGTACAGGTCTGGGTCTTTCTGTAAGCTACGGCATAATTAAAAAAATTAATGGTGAAATAAAAGTTAAAAGTGAACCTGGCAAAGGAAGTACTTTTACAGTAATAATACCAATTGCAGATAAGTTGAAGGAGTAA
- a CDS encoding DUF192 domain-containing protein has translation MSKNKTQSSKKPNKKKNLFAKIAAGLVLLAFVAYYVLSQFVLNESSSPKNKELENAVNNYTAYSFHKDGELSFLDAKGTLISKIDIEIADTDEKRELGLMYRDKMEENRGMLFIFPQETYQSFWMKNTIIPLDMIFINANKEIIKIQKNTIPYSEQSYSSEKPAKYVIEVNAGYCDRHGIKEGNKITWRVL, from the coding sequence ATGTCGAAAAATAAAACTCAATCTTCAAAGAAACCCAATAAAAAGAAAAACCTCTTTGCTAAGATAGCTGCTGGACTTGTATTGTTAGCTTTTGTCGCTTACTATGTTTTATCACAATTCGTATTAAATGAATCTTCTTCTCCAAAGAATAAGGAACTAGAAAACGCTGTAAACAACTACACTGCCTACTCTTTTCATAAAGATGGTGAGTTGTCTTTTTTAGATGCGAAAGGTACTCTTATTTCTAAAATTGATATAGAAATTGCTGATACAGATGAAAAAAGAGAATTGGGTCTAATGTATAGAGACAAAATGGAAGAAAATAGAGGAATGCTGTTTATTTTTCCTCAAGAAACATATCAATCATTTTGGATGAAAAACACAATCATCCCGCTCGACATGATTTTTATAAATGCTAATAAAGAGATTATAAAAATTCAAAAAAATACTATACCCTATTCAGAGCAGTCTTATTCCTCTGAAAAGCCGGCTAAATACGTAATCGAAGTAAATGCTGGTTATTGCGATAGACATGGAATTAAAGAAGGCAATAAAATTACGTGGAGAGTATTATAA
- a CDS encoding DUF4139 domain-containing protein codes for MKKTFIFALVLFQLINSLFASEQLIVEPKLKTAKVFINGAQLYYTAELQLKKGVTEVTLTNLAEGMDNNSVTVTGNGNAVILSVVQKYDYLQLPKRDAAIKILEDSLESLNNLMNTKKVENEVLLSEQDLILANKQLGGKEGKVTVSDLQNMAAFYRKRLTEIKNQMYKVDLEIKKMQLVIDRIKKQIEELKNKINQRINQLVVTISAKSDVNFNLYVSYVISNAGWSPYYDIRVPNISSKARLSYKANIWQKSGYDWNNIEIILSTRNPNQSNQKPELQPWFIDFYEPVPILKKAPNTLMERAVTSETEAKINDNLQTMADYTAVAQNQLAVEFSPSLNFSVPSDGKMYTLEVQNNELPADYVYYAAPKLDDNAFLIGSLKEWSNYNLLPGNVNVYFENSFVGKTYLNPLLAKDSLIISLGRDPNIVLSRAVLKDYTESKFLSNRVERTFAYEIKAKNNKMLPIKMLIEDQIPISKKEDIEVKLINASGANFNPETGLLQWYVQLKPGETITKQLIYSITFPKNKIIQNL; via the coding sequence ATGAAAAAAACATTCATTTTTGCTTTAGTTTTATTTCAGTTAATTAATTCATTATTTGCATCTGAACAACTGATAGTTGAACCAAAATTAAAAACTGCAAAAGTGTTTATTAATGGGGCTCAGTTGTACTATACTGCTGAGCTGCAGCTTAAGAAGGGGGTAACAGAGGTTACATTAACTAATCTTGCCGAAGGAATGGATAACAACAGTGTTACAGTTACTGGTAATGGCAACGCTGTTATATTATCGGTGGTTCAGAAATATGATTATTTGCAATTACCTAAAAGAGATGCTGCGATTAAAATCCTGGAAGACTCACTGGAATCCTTAAATAATTTAATGAACACAAAAAAAGTAGAAAATGAAGTTTTATTAAGTGAACAAGATCTCATATTAGCTAATAAACAACTTGGCGGAAAAGAAGGTAAGGTTACTGTGAGTGACCTTCAAAACATGGCAGCTTTTTATAGAAAAAGATTAACCGAAATAAAAAATCAAATGTATAAGGTAGATTTAGAAATAAAAAAAATGCAGTTAGTAATTGACAGGATAAAAAAACAAATCGAAGAGCTGAAAAACAAGATTAATCAAAGAATAAATCAATTAGTGGTAACTATCTCTGCAAAATCTGATGTCAATTTCAACTTATATGTTTCTTACGTTATTTCCAATGCGGGTTGGAGTCCTTACTATGATATAAGAGTACCCAATATTTCTTCTAAGGCAAGGTTAAGTTATAAAGCTAATATTTGGCAGAAAAGCGGTTATGATTGGAATAATATTGAAATTATTTTGTCGACCAGAAATCCAAACCAAAGTAATCAAAAGCCGGAACTACAACCCTGGTTTATTGATTTTTATGAACCTGTACCTATTTTGAAAAAAGCCCCAAACACATTGATGGAAAGAGCAGTTACATCTGAAACTGAAGCTAAGATAAATGATAATTTACAAACAATGGCAGATTATACTGCTGTTGCTCAGAATCAGCTTGCTGTAGAGTTTTCCCCCTCATTAAATTTTTCTGTGCCATCTGATGGTAAGATGTATACATTAGAAGTTCAGAATAATGAGCTTCCTGCTGATTATGTTTACTATGCAGCGCCTAAATTAGATGATAATGCTTTTCTAATAGGGAGCCTTAAAGAATGGTCGAATTATAATTTGCTGCCCGGTAACGTAAACGTCTATTTCGAAAATTCTTTTGTGGGCAAAACTTACTTAAATCCGTTACTTGCAAAGGATTCGTTAATTATTTCGTTGGGAAGAGATCCCAATATTGTTTTGAGCAGAGCCGTATTGAAGGATTATACGGAAAGTAAATTTCTTAGTAACAGGGTGGAAAGAACATTTGCTTATGAAATTAAAGCAAAAAATAATAAAATGCTTCCCATAAAAATGTTAATTGAAGACCAAATACCAATCTCAAAAAAGGAAGATATTGAAGTTAAATTAATTAATGCCAGCGGCGCAAATTTTAACCCGGAGACAGGTTTACTTCAATGGTATGTTCAGCTGAAACCCGGAGAGACAATAACAAAACAATTAATTTATTCGATTACTTTTCCTAAAAATAAAATAATACAAAACCTCTAG
- a CDS encoding TlpA family protein disulfide reductase: MKPRGNLLTALLFLFSILILTTDEAQVRELKVEKIDKKKLEDILKNRNQKLLFLNLWATWCVPCREEFPDIIKLVNDYKNKPIDFYGISIDYPDEVNSKVIPFLKKQKANFTSFVNGFDKDEDLINMLDKNWNGALPSTFIFDKSGKKVSLLEGKQTYKIFKNELDRLLK; encoded by the coding sequence ATGAAACCCAGAGGGAATTTATTGACTGCATTATTATTTCTATTCTCCATTTTAATTTTAACTACAGACGAAGCACAAGTAAGAGAGCTCAAAGTTGAAAAAATTGACAAAAAGAAACTTGAGGACATATTAAAAAACAGAAACCAAAAACTATTGTTTTTAAATTTATGGGCAACGTGGTGTGTTCCATGCCGAGAAGAATTTCCCGATATAATTAAACTTGTTAACGACTACAAAAACAAACCAATTGACTTTTACGGAATTAGCATTGATTACCCGGATGAGGTTAACTCAAAGGTTATTCCTTTTTTGAAAAAACAAAAAGCAAATTTTACTTCCTTTGTTAACGGATTTGATAAGGATGAAGATTTAATAAACATGCTTGACAAAAATTGGAATGGAGCATTACCATCAACATTTATTTTTGATAAATCAGGCAAGAAGGTTTCACTGCTCGAAGGCAAACAAACTTATAAAATATTTAAGAACGAACTGGATAGGCTTCTTAAATAA
- a CDS encoding mechanosensitive ion channel family protein: MTKEAINQIKEIITSPIFTINQTPISILSIFVFFLIIFGFILFAKFLKNKILKNILNKFNIDHGLQFTLLRLTQYTIVFIGLVVALQFVGINLSGLAVILGFLSVGIGFGLQNITSNFVAGLILLFERPIKVGDRVTVGNTEGDVININIRSTTIQTLNNISIIVPNEQFISQPVINWSYGDTKIRVDIEVGVSYNSDLDKVIKALKEVAAENPEVLKTPPPDVLLSEFADSSWNMKLRIWINDPKRHYIVRSDINCAIVRKFKEYGIEIPFPQRDLHLRTTVAVPTKNL; encoded by the coding sequence ATGACAAAAGAAGCTATTAACCAAATAAAAGAGATAATCACTTCACCAATATTTACAATTAACCAAACCCCGATTAGTATTTTATCTATTTTCGTATTCTTTTTAATCATTTTTGGGTTTATTCTCTTTGCTAAGTTTCTGAAAAACAAAATCCTGAAAAACATATTAAACAAATTTAATATTGATCATGGATTACAATTTACACTTTTGCGGTTAACACAATATACTATTGTATTTATTGGACTGGTTGTTGCACTTCAATTTGTGGGTATTAATTTAAGCGGATTAGCGGTAATACTTGGTTTTCTTTCCGTTGGAATCGGGTTTGGATTACAAAATATTACATCAAATTTTGTTGCAGGATTAATTCTTCTTTTTGAACGTCCGATAAAAGTGGGTGACCGAGTGACAGTCGGTAATACCGAAGGTGATGTAATAAACATAAATATTCGTTCAACAACAATTCAAACGTTAAATAACATTTCCATAATTGTTCCAAATGAACAATTTATTTCACAGCCAGTAATAAACTGGTCGTACGGTGATACAAAAATTAGAGTCGATATAGAAGTCGGCGTATCGTATAATTCCGACTTAGACAAAGTCATAAAAGCATTAAAGGAAGTTGCTGCGGAAAATCCGGAAGTTTTAAAAACTCCACCACCTGATGTACTTCTAAGCGAGTTTGCAGATTCCTCATGGAATATGAAATTACGAATTTGGATTAACGACCCAAAACGTCATTATATTGTACGTTCGGATATTAATTGTGCTATAGTCAGAAAGTTCAAAGAATATGGGATTGAAATACCTTTTCCACAGAGAGATTTACATTTACGGACTACCGTCGCTGTTCCAACAAAAAATTTATAG
- the uvrA gene encoding excinuclease ABC subunit UvrA encodes MDNTNKIIVKGARQHNLKNISIEIPRNKLVVFTGVSGSGKSSLVFDTIYAEGQRRYVESLSSYARQFLERINKPDVDYINGISPAVAIEQRTGARNPRSTVGTTTEIYDFLRLLFARIGKTICFNCGNVVKKDSVTTVTEWLEEQIENTKFYLGFPLHTHEGRTIKDEIDLLKKKGFFRIYSNGRLIDLTENKILPKTKEGIIVVIDRFKIKKGKMREILADSIETTFKEGEGILSIINAEEKTDSNQSEEIKNFTKFYECCGIRYEEPEPRFFSFNNPFGACPVCQGFGKTMGYDMDLVVPNPNLSIMEGAIAPWRTVKYSKYLRDLIRASKGKIPIDVPFNKLTEKQVNLIKEGFDGFAGINGFFEHLETKTYKMHIRILLSKYRGYTTCSACKGSRLRREALQVKIAGLSIYDIVVMSIEKALEFFKNLSLTNYELEIAKRILDEIIKRLTFLNEVGLGYLTLDRLSSTLSGGETQRINLATSLGSALMGTLYVLDEPSIGLHPRDNLRLIKILKTLRDIGNTVLVVEHDAEMMREADLIFDMGPGAGSKGGEVVACGTYSDLMNNEKSLTGKYLSGKLKIPLPQKRNTKKTETIKIYGAKENNLKNIDVEFPLRKFVVVTGVSGSGKSTLIHDVLYGAIVKTFGGNPPKLGKYDSIEGTKYIDDVEIVDQTPIGKSPRSNPISYVKGYEYIRELFASTPQARSRGYKPGFFSFNVPGGRCETCQGEGYVKIEMQFLADLYLECEDCKGTRFKKEVRDITYHGKNIVDVLDMTVEEALNFFSGRDKKIESALQVLSDVGLGYIKLGQPSNTLSGGEAQRIKLALHLSSQNKYKHTLFIFDEPTTGLHFDDIKKLLNCFNMLIENGNSVIIIEHNLDVIKCADWIIDLGPEAGEKGGEIVATGTPEEIAENEKSYTGRFLLKYLS; translated from the coding sequence ATGGACAATACAAATAAAATTATAGTAAAAGGTGCACGTCAACATAACTTAAAAAATATTTCTATAGAAATTCCAAGGAATAAACTTGTTGTGTTTACTGGAGTAAGTGGAAGTGGGAAATCATCTTTGGTGTTTGATACAATTTACGCTGAGGGACAGAGACGCTATGTTGAAAGTCTCTCATCGTATGCTCGTCAATTCTTAGAAAGAATAAATAAACCAGATGTAGATTATATAAACGGAATTTCTCCGGCAGTTGCAATTGAACAAAGAACAGGGGCTCGTAACCCCCGATCAACTGTAGGAACAACAACTGAAATTTATGATTTCTTAAGATTATTATTCGCGAGAATTGGTAAAACAATCTGCTTTAATTGTGGTAATGTTGTAAAAAAGGATTCAGTTACAACAGTTACAGAGTGGTTGGAAGAACAAATAGAAAACACGAAATTTTATCTTGGATTTCCACTTCATACTCATGAAGGAAGAACTATTAAAGATGAAATTGATTTATTGAAAAAAAAGGGATTTTTTCGCATTTACTCAAATGGTCGGCTAATAGATTTAACCGAAAACAAAATCCTTCCTAAGACAAAAGAGGGAATAATAGTAGTCATTGACAGATTTAAAATAAAAAAAGGTAAGATGCGCGAAATTCTTGCTGATTCGATAGAAACTACGTTTAAAGAAGGTGAAGGGATATTATCGATTATAAATGCTGAAGAAAAAACAGATTCAAATCAATCTGAGGAGATAAAAAATTTCACTAAGTTTTACGAATGCTGCGGCATCAGGTACGAAGAACCTGAGCCAAGATTTTTTTCTTTTAATAATCCTTTTGGTGCATGTCCAGTTTGTCAAGGCTTCGGCAAAACTATGGGTTACGACATGGACCTGGTTGTTCCTAATCCAAATTTAAGTATTATGGAAGGTGCTATTGCACCTTGGCGAACAGTAAAATACAGCAAATACTTACGTGACCTTATTAGAGCTTCAAAAGGAAAAATACCAATTGATGTTCCATTTAATAAGTTGACTGAAAAACAAGTGAATCTAATAAAAGAGGGATTTGATGGCTTTGCAGGTATAAATGGTTTCTTTGAACACCTCGAAACAAAAACTTATAAGATGCATATTAGAATACTTTTAAGTAAGTACCGCGGGTATACAACTTGTTCAGCGTGCAAAGGTTCAAGATTAAGGCGTGAAGCACTCCAAGTAAAAATTGCTGGTTTATCAATCTATGATATTGTGGTTATGTCAATCGAAAAGGCACTTGAATTTTTCAAAAATCTTAGTTTGACCAATTACGAACTCGAAATTGCAAAAAGAATATTAGATGAAATAATTAAACGCCTTACTTTTCTAAATGAAGTAGGATTAGGCTATTTAACTTTAGATAGATTGAGCAGCACCCTTTCCGGTGGTGAAACTCAAAGGATAAATCTTGCTACTTCTCTCGGCTCAGCTTTAATGGGTACTCTTTATGTGCTTGATGAACCAAGTATTGGACTACATCCGCGTGATAATTTGCGATTGATAAAAATTTTGAAAACACTTAGAGATATTGGCAATACAGTTCTTGTTGTTGAACATGATGCAGAAATGATGAGAGAAGCTGATTTAATCTTTGATATGGGTCCAGGTGCAGGTTCTAAAGGCGGCGAAGTTGTTGCTTGTGGGACTTATAGTGATTTAATGAACAATGAAAAATCTTTAACGGGCAAATATTTATCTGGCAAACTTAAAATCCCATTACCACAGAAAAGAAATACAAAAAAAACAGAAACAATAAAAATTTATGGTGCCAAAGAAAATAACCTGAAAAACATAGACGTTGAATTTCCTTTACGTAAATTTGTAGTAGTAACAGGAGTAAGTGGGTCCGGTAAAAGCACACTAATTCACGATGTTCTCTATGGTGCAATAGTTAAAACATTCGGTGGTAACCCGCCTAAACTTGGCAAATATGATTCAATAGAGGGGACTAAATATATCGATGATGTAGAAATTGTTGACCAGACACCAATAGGCAAATCCCCCCGTTCAAATCCAATTAGTTATGTTAAAGGTTATGAATATATAAGAGAACTTTTTGCTTCTACCCCTCAAGCCAGGTCCCGCGGGTATAAACCCGGTTTCTTTTCATTTAATGTGCCGGGAGGAAGATGCGAAACATGCCAAGGTGAAGGATATGTGAAAATTGAAATGCAGTTTTTAGCCGACCTTTATCTTGAATGCGAAGACTGCAAAGGAACAAGATTCAAAAAAGAAGTACGGGATATTACTTACCACGGCAAAAATATAGTTGACGTTTTAGATATGACAGTTGAAGAAGCTCTAAATTTCTTTTCCGGCAGAGATAAAAAAATTGAAAGTGCATTACAAGTGCTGTCCGATGTTGGTTTGGGTTATATAAAATTGGGACAACCATCAAACACACTTTCTGGAGGTGAGGCTCAAAGAATAAAACTGGCATTGCATTTAAGCTCGCAAAATAAATATAAACATACTCTTTTTATTTTTGATGAACCAACAACTGGTCTGCATTTCGATGACATTAAAAAATTGTTAAATTGTTTTAACATGTTAATTGAAAACGGAAATTCAGTTATAATTATTGAACATAACTTAGATGTAATTAAATGCGCAGATTGGATTATTGATTTGGGACCTGAAGCAGGAGAAAAGGGTGGTGAAATTGTTGCAACTGGTACCCCTGAAGAGATCGCTGAGAATGAAAAATCTTACACAGGAAGATTTCTATTAAAATATCTTTCATGA
- a CDS encoding thioredoxin family protein — MKRNTFISLLFLIFSLINTKADEPIKVTNFTLKDYNGKEHSLTDYKNSKAIVIIFIATQCPVSNAYNERMEKLYQDYKDKNVAFIGINSNKQESIEEIAEHAKKHNLNFTILKDTGNKIADMFNASVTPEVFVLNKDFNIMYHGRIDDSRRGDNIQHQDLRKALDEILSNKNVSVKETKAFGCTIKRVEQ; from the coding sequence ATGAAAAGAAATACATTCATAAGTTTACTTTTCCTTATTTTTTCCTTAATTAATACAAAAGCAGATGAGCCAATTAAAGTAACTAATTTTACTTTAAAAGATTACAATGGGAAAGAACATTCACTAACCGATTACAAAAACTCAAAAGCAATAGTAATAATTTTTATTGCTACACAATGCCCTGTTTCAAATGCTTACAACGAAAGAATGGAAAAACTTTACCAAGATTACAAAGATAAGAATGTAGCATTTATTGGTATTAATTCCAACAAACAAGAAAGTATTGAAGAAATAGCTGAACATGCAAAAAAACATAATCTCAATTTTACCATTTTGAAAGACACAGGTAATAAAATAGCGGATATGTTCAATGCCTCTGTTACACCTGAAGTGTTTGTTTTGAATAAGGATTTCAACATAATGTATCACGGAAGAATAGATGATTCAAGGCGCGGAGATAACATTCAGCATCAAGACCTAAGAAAAGCACTAGATGAAATTCTATCAAACAAAAATGTAAGTGTTAAAGAAACAAAAGCCTTTGGTTGCACAATAAAAAGGGTTGAACAATAA